The following coding sequences lie in one Niabella agricola genomic window:
- a CDS encoding translocation/assembly module TamB domain-containing protein: MLIVTGSLLGLVIILWLALQTPGVQNWLIGKVTKRLSKDLQTRIDIRHVDFSLFNKMYLQGVLVEDRKKDTILSAGEITVNITDWFFLKKNIELKYIGLTDAYIQLQRTDSVWRHQFLLDYFSTPASKSPKKEGAINIAFRKVDLRNILFKKKDAWTGEDLTFSLTSLHVDPKNIDFDRKLIDINALTINKPYVALRSYEGNKPETEDRNEAPSKPAKPKSTGAQELEWNAGRWEVNAAHVEINNGTFKTDNDTIPPDPGVFEGKHIEFAKIDIDLRKVRWWMDTITTRIDLTTAERSGLLVKKLAANARVTPKEITFNDLDLQTNDSRLTDYFSMKFSSFASMNRFISDVHMEGRFKKAEVNSDDIAFFAPAMRTWKKKIVLSGDIKGPVASLTGHKLEIQAGNQTYFAGDATLSGLPDINETFIDIKANDFRTTYADALAFAPALKKVTVPDLARLQYLNFVGSYTGFIRDFVTYGTLRTALGTVKTDVNMKIPATGNPVYSGNVSTDNFNLGPLLKNQDLGYVSFNAKLKGAGFDPTSGSVALSATVNYVDFNQYRYKNITADGEINNKVFDGKLKISDPNADLDLNGLVDFSKATPAFNFVSDIRKIRFKTLNLFQENVELTGKINAQFTGKSIDDFLGHATVTDAVLIRNDAPLSFDSLAIHSSLEDDKKRLHIASNEFSVNLFGIYNIRDLPNSVIGFLNRYYPAYIKPPSRSVKEQAFSFEIKTHNFDAFTPIIDSSLGGFNNASVTGSINTFTNSLALDAEVPFFSYDRFKFNDVTLTGRGNYDSLSLTGRTTNILIGDSLNVPLALFNIAARNDVSRVMIYSGGAAGLDQARLNTIVRTYSNGVKIDFAPSSFVLNGKTWTIDNNGELEFRQNVPAHGQLVLRESSQEIRIRTLPSDVGSWNDIAVTLKDLNLGDLSKYIVPDNRLEGMASGDFLLENPGKNMRIISNNFMGRSIRFDNDSLGDLSARMVFDLASRELVVNGKTLHPQQKDLAFNINLFLKDRQSQQNNIISLNANSFDIKYINRFLGFLFSDMQGEITGKFDLKGPFDQLNIVGKGRLHKAGLRVNFTQCYYALEDNDIELKENEINLDGIVLRDTITNNPVYLQGSIAHNSFKNMFFDVNVSTRKPGTRGAANNQPVQVLNTTYNDNKTFYGKVRATGSFSLVGPEENAYMKIDAIASSKDESTFTIASSSSKAGQMPDWLVERKFGEAIGDSTYRDKTSKITYDLDVTANPKVEMKFVMDDLTGDEIKGRGSGTLNIHSSTAEPLSIHGRFDITEGSYNYTFQSFFKKPFEIKKGGENYISWTGDPIKANLNLEAQYRAERVSFSPLAKINIDQAYANTRENVYVTAMLTGLLSKPDFKFRLELDPNSKYRNDFNITNALQQIETNETEVTRQVTYLIVFNSFAPPETGSNFGSTVNEFTYNTISSLSGLFFNEINKKLNNELTKILGADVSVVFNGSVYNRNILSTPSNNFDINQANVNGAILVPLFKDRFVISLGSSMEVPLASSIQQSVQFLPDVTAAWMLNQSGTIRLNFFYRENLDYLTTNSTGAAKLKRTGGGISFRKEFDTLGEIFRNVRKQMQREILLQNPARTDSSRPVPSDSSLQKRVEPALMEKKKEPLSATPKQKVD; this comes from the coding sequence TTGCTCATTGTTACAGGAAGTCTTCTAGGCCTTGTAATCATCCTCTGGCTGGCCTTGCAAACGCCCGGTGTACAAAACTGGCTGATCGGCAAGGTAACAAAACGGTTGTCCAAAGATCTCCAGACGCGGATCGATATCCGGCACGTAGATTTTTCCCTGTTCAACAAAATGTATTTGCAGGGCGTACTGGTAGAAGACCGTAAAAAAGATACGATCCTGAGTGCAGGGGAGATCACGGTTAACATCACCGACTGGTTCTTTCTGAAAAAAAATATCGAGCTCAAATATATCGGGCTTACCGACGCCTATATCCAGCTGCAGCGCACTGACTCTGTATGGCGACACCAGTTCCTGCTGGATTATTTCAGCACACCCGCAAGCAAGAGCCCCAAAAAAGAAGGCGCCATCAATATTGCCTTCCGGAAGGTAGATCTGCGGAACATTCTCTTCAAAAAAAAGGATGCGTGGACCGGAGAAGATCTCACATTTTCACTAACTTCACTGCACGTAGATCCTAAAAATATCGACTTCGACCGGAAGCTGATCGATATCAACGCCCTAACCATTAACAAGCCCTATGTGGCACTGCGATCGTACGAAGGAAATAAGCCCGAAACGGAAGACCGTAACGAAGCGCCTTCAAAGCCGGCAAAGCCGAAGTCCACCGGTGCACAGGAACTGGAATGGAATGCCGGCCGCTGGGAGGTGAATGCAGCCCATGTTGAAATCAATAACGGCACCTTCAAAACAGATAATGATACCATCCCCCCCGATCCCGGCGTATTTGAAGGAAAGCATATCGAGTTTGCAAAGATCGACATCGATCTCCGGAAAGTACGGTGGTGGATGGACACAATTACTACCCGGATCGATCTGACAACGGCCGAAAGAAGCGGACTGCTGGTAAAAAAACTGGCGGCCAATGCCCGGGTAACGCCCAAGGAAATCACGTTTAATGATCTCGATCTGCAAACGAACGACAGCCGGCTCACGGATTATTTCAGTATGAAGTTTTCCAGTTTCGCAAGCATGAACCGCTTTATTTCGGATGTGCATATGGAAGGCCGGTTTAAAAAAGCAGAAGTCAACAGCGATGATATCGCCTTTTTTGCGCCCGCCATGCGTACCTGGAAAAAGAAGATCGTTTTAAGCGGCGATATCAAGGGCCCCGTAGCATCGCTTACCGGCCATAAACTGGAGATCCAGGCTGGCAACCAAACCTATTTTGCGGGAGATGCTACCCTAAGCGGCCTGCCCGATATCAATGAAACGTTTATCGATATTAAGGCGAATGATTTCCGCACCACCTATGCAGACGCCCTGGCTTTTGCCCCGGCACTTAAAAAAGTAACCGTACCCGACCTGGCAAGACTGCAATACCTGAACTTTGTAGGCAGCTATACCGGTTTTATCCGCGACTTTGTAACCTATGGAACATTGCGCACGGCATTGGGAACCGTAAAAACGGATGTCAACATGAAGATCCCGGCAACGGGAAACCCCGTATACTCGGGCAATGTTTCAACCGACAACTTCAACCTCGGTCCTCTTTTAAAGAACCAGGACCTGGGCTATGTGAGCTTTAATGCCAAACTCAAAGGGGCCGGCTTTGACCCAACCAGCGGGAGCGTGGCGCTTTCGGCCACGGTCAATTATGTAGATTTCAATCAATACCGCTACAAAAATATCACGGCCGACGGGGAGATTAACAATAAAGTTTTTGACGGCAAGCTGAAGATCAGCGACCCCAATGCCGACCTGGATCTGAACGGGCTGGTAGACTTCAGTAAGGCAACACCCGCCTTTAATTTCGTGTCTGATATCCGTAAGATCCGGTTTAAAACCCTGAACCTTTTCCAGGAAAACGTGGAGCTTACCGGCAAGATCAATGCCCAGTTCACGGGAAAATCGATCGATGATTTCCTGGGCCACGCCACGGTTACCGATGCTGTGCTGATACGCAATGATGCCCCCCTTTCCTTTGATTCGCTGGCCATTCATTCTTCGCTGGAAGATGATAAAAAAAGGCTTCATATTGCGTCTAACGAATTTTCCGTGAACCTGTTTGGCATTTATAATATCCGGGATCTGCCCAATTCCGTTATCGGGTTCCTGAACCGTTATTACCCCGCTTATATAAAACCGCCCAGCCGGTCTGTAAAGGAACAGGCATTTTCGTTTGAAATCAAAACCCATAATTTCGACGCCTTTACACCCATTATCGACAGCAGCCTGGGCGGCTTCAACAACGCCTCGGTTACCGGAAGCATCAACACGTTTACCAACAGCCTGGCACTGGATGCGGAGGTTCCCTTTTTCAGTTACGACCGTTTTAAGTTTAATGATGTTACGCTAACCGGAAGAGGCAATTACGACAGCCTTTCTCTAACGGGAAGAACCACCAATATCCTGATCGGCGACAGCTTGAATGTTCCGCTGGCGCTGTTTAATATTGCTGCCAGGAATGATGTATCGCGGGTAATGATTTACTCCGGGGGTGCTGCAGGGCTCGACCAGGCCCGGCTGAACACCATTGTGCGCACCTACAGTAATGGCGTCAAGATCGATTTTGCCCCCTCCTCCTTTGTACTGAATGGCAAAACCTGGACCATCGATAATAACGGCGAGCTGGAATTCCGGCAGAATGTTCCCGCACACGGACAACTGGTACTGCGGGAAAGCAGCCAGGAAATACGCATCCGTACCCTGCCTTCTGATGTAGGCAGCTGGAACGATATTGCCGTTACCTTAAAAGACCTCAACCTCGGCGACCTTTCCAAATATATTGTACCGGACAACCGGCTGGAAGGGATGGCTTCCGGAGATTTCCTGCTGGAGAACCCGGGAAAGAATATGCGGATCATCTCTAATAATTTTATGGGGAGGTCCATCCGCTTTGATAACGATTCCCTCGGCGACCTGTCGGCCCGGATGGTCTTTGATCTTGCATCCAGGGAACTGGTGGTAAATGGCAAAACCCTGCATCCCCAGCAAAAAGACCTGGCTTTTAATATCAACCTCTTTTTAAAAGACCGCCAAAGCCAGCAAAACAATATCATTTCCCTCAACGCCAACAGCTTCGACATTAAATATATCAACCGGTTCCTGGGCTTTTTATTCTCGGATATGCAGGGAGAAATTACCGGAAAATTTGATCTGAAAGGACCTTTTGACCAACTGAATATCGTGGGCAAGGGGCGCCTGCATAAGGCGGGGCTCCGCGTAAACTTTACCCAGTGTTATTATGCCCTGGAAGACAATGACATTGAGTTAAAGGAAAATGAGATCAACCTTGATGGCATTGTATTGCGGGATACGATCACCAATAACCCGGTATACCTCCAGGGAAGTATTGCACACAATTCTTTTAAGAATATGTTCTTTGATGTGAACGTGTCTACCCGTAAACCCGGCACCCGTGGCGCCGCCAATAACCAGCCGGTACAGGTGCTGAACACCACGTATAATGACAACAAAACATTCTATGGCAAAGTGAGAGCCACCGGCTCGTTTTCGCTGGTAGGCCCGGAGGAGAACGCGTATATGAAGATCGATGCCATCGCCTCCAGCAAGGATGAAAGCACTTTTACCATTGCCTCTTCCAGCTCCAAAGCCGGCCAGATGCCTGACTGGCTGGTAGAACGGAAATTCGGAGAAGCAATCGGCGACAGTACTTACCGGGATAAAACCAGTAAGATCACTTATGACCTGGATGTAACCGCAAACCCGAAAGTAGAAATGAAATTTGTGATGGACGACCTTACGGGCGATGAGATCAAAGGACGGGGGTCGGGCACGCTGAACATCCACTCCTCCACCGCAGAGCCCCTGAGCATTCACGGACGTTTTGACATTACCGAAGGAAGTTATAACTACACCTTCCAGTCCTTCTTTAAAAAACCTTTTGAAATAAAAAAAGGAGGTGAAAACTATATCTCCTGGACGGGAGACCCCATCAAGGCCAATCTCAACCTGGAAGCCCAGTACAGGGCCGAACGTGTAAGTTTCTCGCCCCTGGCAAAGATCAATATCGACCAGGCCTATGCCAATACCCGGGAGAATGTTTATGTAACGGCAATGCTTACCGGGTTGCTGTCAAAACCCGATTTTAAATTCCGCCTGGAACTGGATCCCAACAGTAAGTACCGGAACGATTTTAACATCACCAATGCCCTGCAGCAGATCGAAACCAATGAAACCGAAGTAACCCGCCAGGTAACCTACCTGATCGTTTTCAATAGTTTTGCCCCGCCGGAAACCGGCTCCAATTTCGGAAGCACCGTAAATGAATTCACGTATAATACCATATCCAGTTTATCCGGGCTCTTCTTTAACGAGATCAATAAAAAGCTGAATAACGAGCTTACAAAGATCCTGGGCGCCGATGTAAGTGTGGTCTTTAACGGTTCGGTATACAACCGGAATATCTTATCAACACCCAGCAACAATTTTGACATCAACCAGGCCAATGTGAACGGTGCGATACTGGTTCCCCTGTTTAAAGACCGTTTTGTAATTTCCCTGGGCAGCTCAATGGAAGTACCGCTGGCATCTTCCATCCAGCAAAGCGTTCAGTTCCTGCCCGACGTAACGGCCGCCTGGATGCTGAACCAGAGCGGTACCATCCGGCTGAACTTTTTTTACCGGGAAAACCTGGATTACCTCACCACCAACAGTACCGGGGCCGCCAAGCTGAAACGGACCGGCGGCGGTATTTCCTTCCGGAAAGAATTTGATACCCTGGGCGAAATTTTCCGCAATGTACGTAAACAGATGCAGCGGGAAATACTGTTGCAGAACCCTGCCCGAACGGATTCTTCCAGGCCGGTACCATCCGATTCCTCACTGCAAAAACGGGTGGAGCCTGCGCTTATGGAAAAGAAGAAAGAACCGCTTTCGGCTACCCCGAAGCAGAAGGTGGATTGA
- the dxs gene encoding 1-deoxy-D-xylulose-5-phosphate synthase, which yields MAITPGPLLQQVNTPADLKKIPEDQLHLFCDELRQYIIDVVSVHGGHFAASLGVVELTTALHYVYHTPEDLLVWDVGHQAYGHKIITGRRDRFETNRKYNGLSGFPKISESEYDTFGVGHSSTSISAALGMAIAAKYKGEKDRKVVAVIGDGSMTAGMAFEAMNHAGVSNTDMLIILNDNGIGIDPNVGALKEYLTDITVSPKYNKFKDDVWNALNKLPVGKSISKSIAHKLAEGLKGMLNSNSNLFESLKLRYFGPIDGHNITKLVDTLKDLKQIGGPKILHVITTKGKGYALAEKDQTKWHAPGLFDKVTGEIIKKTFETPQPPKYQDVFGKTIIELAEKNDRIFGITPAMPSGSSLKYMMEAMPNRALDVGICEQHAVTLSAGMATQGLRVFCNIYSSFMQRAYDQAVHDVAIQKLPVIFCLDRAGLVGDDGPTHHGCYDIAYFRCIPNMIVSAPMNEAELRNLMYTAQLEKNDHPFVIRYPRGEGVMPEWRTPMEEITIGKGRRLKEGKDIAILSFGHPGNFAASAIRTLHQDGILPGHYDLRFAKPLDEALLHEACQKYPKLITVEDGTIIGGIGAAVLEFMARHGYKNEVRILGIPDRIVEHGTPKELQRECGYDAEGIVAAVREMMREKITVTMGGVKV from the coding sequence ATGGCAATAACTCCAGGACCTCTTTTGCAACAAGTGAATACACCTGCGGATCTGAAAAAGATACCGGAAGACCAACTTCACCTATTTTGCGATGAGCTCAGGCAGTACATCATTGATGTGGTAAGTGTGCACGGCGGGCATTTTGCCGCAAGTTTGGGTGTGGTGGAACTGACCACGGCCCTGCACTATGTGTACCATACGCCGGAAGACCTGCTGGTTTGGGACGTGGGGCACCAGGCTTACGGCCACAAGATCATTACCGGCCGCCGGGACCGTTTTGAAACCAACCGGAAATACAACGGACTGAGCGGGTTTCCCAAGATTTCGGAAAGTGAGTATGATACCTTTGGAGTAGGGCACTCCTCTACTTCTATTTCGGCGGCATTGGGTATGGCCATTGCAGCCAAATACAAGGGAGAAAAAGACCGCAAGGTAGTGGCGGTGATCGGCGATGGCTCCATGACGGCGGGTATGGCCTTCGAAGCAATGAACCATGCCGGCGTGTCCAACACCGATATGCTGATCATCCTCAATGATAATGGCATTGGCATTGATCCGAATGTAGGCGCTTTAAAAGAATACCTTACAGATATCACCGTTTCTCCAAAGTACAACAAGTTTAAAGACGATGTATGGAATGCGTTGAACAAGCTGCCTGTGGGCAAAAGCATTTCCAAGAGCATTGCGCATAAACTGGCGGAAGGATTGAAGGGCATGCTGAACAGCAATTCCAATCTTTTTGAATCGCTGAAGCTGCGGTATTTCGGGCCTATCGACGGGCATAATATTACCAAACTGGTAGATACCCTAAAGGATCTGAAACAGATCGGCGGGCCCAAGATCCTGCATGTGATCACCACAAAGGGAAAAGGCTATGCACTGGCGGAGAAAGACCAGACCAAATGGCATGCACCGGGCTTGTTTGATAAAGTAACGGGTGAGATCATTAAGAAAACCTTTGAAACACCCCAGCCGCCCAAGTACCAGGATGTATTTGGCAAAACAATCATTGAGCTGGCAGAAAAGAACGACCGGATCTTTGGAATTACCCCGGCCATGCCGTCGGGGAGTTCATTAAAATACATGATGGAAGCAATGCCGAACCGGGCATTGGATGTAGGCATTTGCGAGCAACATGCCGTTACCCTCAGTGCGGGCATGGCTACCCAGGGATTGCGTGTTTTTTGTAATATTTATTCTTCCTTTATGCAGCGGGCCTATGACCAGGCGGTGCATGATGTGGCCATCCAGAAACTGCCAGTGATTTTTTGCCTGGACCGCGCGGGGTTGGTCGGCGATGATGGTCCCACCCATCATGGCTGTTACGATATTGCCTATTTCCGCTGTATTCCCAATATGATCGTCAGCGCTCCAATGAATGAAGCTGAGTTGCGGAACCTGATGTATACCGCCCAGCTGGAAAAAAACGATCATCCCTTTGTGATCCGCTACCCGCGTGGTGAAGGCGTGATGCCGGAATGGCGTACTCCTATGGAAGAGATCACCATTGGCAAAGGCCGCAGGTTAAAGGAAGGAAAAGACATTGCCATCCTCAGCTTTGGCCACCCGGGGAATTTTGCAGCATCGGCGATCCGGACCCTGCACCAGGACGGCATTTTGCCGGGTCATTACGACCTGCGTTTTGCAAAGCCGCTGGATGAAGCATTGCTGCACGAAGCCTGTCAAAAATATCCCAAACTGATCACTGTGGAAGATGGTACCATTATCGGTGGCATCGGAGCGGCCGTACTGGAATTTATGGCCAGGCATGGATATAAGAATGAAGTGCGGATCCTTGGAATCCCCGACCGGATCGTAGAGCATGGCACACCCAAAGAGCTGCAACGCGAGTGTGGTTACGATGCCGAAGGTATTGTGGCAGCTGTACGGGAAATGATGCGCGAAAAAATAACAGTTACAATGGGAGGGGTTAAGGTTTAA
- the nagA gene encoding N-acetylglucosamine-6-phosphate deacetylase, translated as MSSSLQAETEANLKPLLCYICRNLITMKAICNGIIYTGGEVLTNHCILVDKGRILAVQKEMPEAAESVDLKGKNISAGFIDIQLNGGADRYFSKDPDAETLQDMYQASRAYATPFFLTTLISSPQETIHMAIEAIRRFNEVQPGTLGMHLEGPFMNPAKRGAHNERIIRKPTDRELDEIIEWGRGVIQVMTIAPECFTDAQLERLLKTDIVLSAGHSMMHYEQAQRYFSMGIHLVTHLYNAMTQMGHRECGLVGAAFDNDAVYAPIILDGGHCHYAAARIAYRQKRDKLFLISDASFLGRRKPRFDWAGLDIEMTNGYYRDKAGSLAGAAISMPEAIKNAIDFVGASLQEAVEMATCRPARAIRMEDHIGFIKKGYPAVFSVFDDRLTAYETLDLS; from the coding sequence ATGAGCAGTTCCCTTCAGGCAGAAACGGAAGCTAACCTGAAACCGCTCTTGTGCTATATTTGCAGAAACCTCATCACTATGAAGGCGATCTGTAACGGCATTATCTACACGGGCGGCGAAGTATTAACCAATCATTGTATCCTGGTGGATAAAGGCCGGATCCTTGCTGTACAAAAGGAGATGCCCGAAGCCGCCGAATCCGTTGATCTGAAAGGGAAGAATATTTCTGCTGGTTTTATCGATATCCAGCTGAACGGCGGAGCAGACCGGTATTTTTCAAAAGACCCGGATGCCGAAACCTTGCAGGATATGTACCAGGCCAGCAGGGCTTATGCCACTCCCTTTTTTCTGACCACCCTGATTAGTTCTCCGCAGGAGACCATACATATGGCTATAGAAGCCATCCGGCGGTTTAATGAGGTACAACCCGGAACCCTGGGCATGCACCTGGAAGGACCTTTTATGAACCCGGCAAAGAGAGGTGCACATAATGAACGGATCATCCGTAAGCCTACCGACCGCGAGCTGGATGAAATCATCGAATGGGGCAGGGGTGTGATACAGGTGATGACCATTGCCCCCGAATGTTTTACCGATGCACAACTCGAGCGCCTGCTCAAAACGGATATCGTATTGTCGGCCGGTCATTCGATGATGCACTATGAACAGGCACAGCGTTATTTTTCGATGGGCATTCACCTGGTGACGCATTTGTATAATGCTATGACACAGATGGGGCACCGGGAATGCGGCCTGGTGGGCGCGGCTTTTGATAATGACGCCGTGTATGCGCCCATCATACTGGATGGCGGGCATTGCCATTATGCGGCGGCACGGATCGCTTACCGCCAGAAAAGGGATAAGCTTTTTCTCATCAGTGATGCTTCTTTCTTGGGGCGCCGGAAGCCCCGGTTCGACTGGGCGGGGTTAGACATTGAAATGACCAATGGCTATTACCGGGATAAGGCCGGAAGCCTGGCCGGTGCCGCCATATCAATGCCAGAAGCGATAAAAAATGCAATCGATTTTGTAGGCGCCTCGCTGCAGGAGGCCGTGGAAATGGCTACCTGCCGGCCTGCCCGGGCCATCCGGATGGAAGACCACATCGGGTTTATAAAAAAAGGATACCCGGCTGTTTTTTCGGTCTTTGATGATAGACTCACGGCTTATGAAACATTGGATCTCTCCTGA
- a CDS encoding deoxycytidylate deaminase, which translates to MTKRTNYISWDEYFMGVALLSGKRSKDPSTQVGACIVNQQHKIVGVGYNGLPTGISDDQFPWEKEGDFLETKYPYVCHAELNAILNNIGINLSGCKIYTALFPCNECSKAIIQSGIGEVIYLSDKYASKESFIAAKRMLQTAGVQLRKMTPGVNEVTLSFDEKSV; encoded by the coding sequence ATGACAAAGAGAACCAATTATATTTCCTGGGATGAATATTTTATGGGCGTGGCCCTGTTATCCGGAAAACGGAGCAAGGACCCCTCCACACAGGTAGGCGCCTGCATTGTAAATCAGCAGCACAAGATCGTTGGTGTAGGCTATAACGGTTTGCCCACCGGCATCAGTGATGACCAGTTCCCCTGGGAAAAAGAGGGCGATTTCCTGGAAACCAAGTATCCTTATGTTTGTCATGCAGAGCTTAATGCAATCCTGAATAATATTGGCATAAACCTGAGCGGTTGTAAAATCTACACCGCATTATTTCCCTGCAACGAATGCAGTAAGGCCATTATCCAATCCGGCATTGGGGAGGTTATTTACCTGTCGGATAAATACGCCAGTAAGGAAAGCTTTATTGCAGCCAAACGCATGCTGCAGACAGCAGGTGTTCAACTGCGGAAGATGACGCCGGGTGTAAATGAAGTTACCCTCTCTTTTGATGAAAAGAGCGTATGA
- a CDS encoding dihydrofolate reductase family protein: protein MKITLYANVSVNGKLLLSDNPNHQVPPDIIGLSLQQINRVGNLVMGRKSFEHFVTAFGGIDRVREVLPDVVFVWLSATRETTSAYKVAPSPEAAVTYLEERGFDEILIGGGTETCNVFLEKDLVTDVVFNVMPMITAGGVLGGNGALNINLRFVGQERLGNDVLQLRYTKH, encoded by the coding sequence ATGAAAATAACATTGTATGCGAATGTTTCAGTAAACGGAAAACTGTTGTTATCTGATAACCCCAACCACCAGGTACCGCCGGACATTATCGGTCTTTCCCTGCAGCAGATCAACCGGGTGGGCAACCTGGTAATGGGAAGAAAATCATTTGAACATTTTGTGACGGCTTTTGGTGGAATCGACAGGGTAAGGGAAGTACTGCCGGATGTGGTATTTGTATGGCTTTCTGCAACCCGGGAAACAACCAGTGCTTATAAAGTTGCCCCCAGTCCTGAGGCAGCCGTAACATACCTGGAAGAAAGGGGTTTTGATGAAATACTGATCGGAGGCGGAACGGAAACCTGTAACGTATTTCTGGAAAAGGACCTGGTTACAGACGTGGTTTTTAACGTGATGCCAATGATCACCGCCGGAGGTGTGCTGGGTGGGAACGGTGCATTGAATATCAACCTCCGTTTTGTCGGGCAGGAGCGTTTGGGTAATGATGTGCTGCAGTTGCGGTATACAAAGCATTAG
- a CDS encoding winged helix-turn-helix transcriptional regulator: protein MQVKKLPITRPECTQNLLALRDSLELLGGKWKLLIVLHISCRPKELLHFKKLEKVIAGISAKMLSKELKTLEENKIITRTIQNTRPITVTYALTAYGQSLIPIANALQQWGLNHRKMIKGK, encoded by the coding sequence ATGCAGGTAAAAAAACTACCAATAACAAGACCGGAATGCACACAAAATCTGTTGGCACTAAGAGACAGTTTGGAACTTTTAGGCGGCAAGTGGAAACTTTTGATCGTACTGCATATCAGCTGCCGGCCAAAAGAATTGCTGCATTTTAAAAAGCTAGAGAAAGTAATTGCCGGCATATCGGCCAAAATGCTTTCTAAAGAATTGAAGACACTTGAAGAAAATAAGATTATAACCCGTACTATCCAGAATACCCGGCCTATTACGGTTACCTATGCCCTCACCGCATACGGGCAATCACTCATTCCCATTGCAAATGCGTTGCAACAATGGGGATTGAATCACCGGAAAATGATCAAGGGAAAATAA
- the map gene encoding type I methionyl aminopeptidase, which produces MSITKEAELIGMQHAGNAVAHTLKQMMEYARPGMSTKELDDYGARILAGFGARPAPRLTYGFPGCACISVDQEFCHGIPSDKRILKEGDLVNIDVSAELNGFWADNGASFVLGNDLHQHQPLVEASREILKQALEHIKGGVKIADIGYIMETAAKKKGFMVIKNLGGHGIGSRLHEQPEELLNYRNRFDQRRFKKNSVVAIETFIATSSTYATELSDGWTLVGDKGGYMAQHEHTVVVTGGKPIVLTEMNGIFH; this is translated from the coding sequence ATGTCGATAACAAAAGAGGCTGAACTGATTGGTATGCAACACGCGGGTAACGCGGTTGCACATACGTTAAAACAAATGATGGAGTATGCCCGGCCGGGAATGAGCACCAAGGAACTGGACGATTACGGGGCAAGGATACTTGCCGGTTTTGGAGCAAGACCAGCTCCCCGGCTTACCTATGGATTTCCGGGATGTGCCTGTATCAGCGTTGACCAGGAATTTTGCCATGGCATACCGTCTGATAAACGGATCTTAAAAGAAGGCGACCTGGTAAATATTGATGTGTCTGCAGAGCTGAACGGCTTTTGGGCAGATAATGGTGCTTCGTTTGTTCTGGGGAATGACCTTCATCAGCATCAGCCCTTGGTAGAGGCGTCCAGGGAGATATTGAAACAGGCGCTTGAACATATTAAAGGCGGCGTAAAGATTGCCGATATCGGATATATTATGGAAACCGCAGCTAAAAAGAAGGGGTTTATGGTGATTAAAAATCTTGGCGGGCATGGTATTGGCAGCCGCCTGCATGAACAGCCGGAGGAACTGCTCAATTACCGGAACCGGTTTGACCAGCGCCGGTTTAAAAAGAACTCTGTTGTAGCCATTGAAACTTTTATTGCTACAAGCTCAACCTATGCAACGGAATTGAGTGATGGCTGGACCCTGGTTGGCGATAAAGGCGGTTATATGGCGCAGCATGAACATACGGTTGTGGTAACGGGCGGCAAGCCGATCGTACTAACAGAAATGAACGGCATCTTTCATTAG